DNA from Gadus chalcogrammus isolate NIFS_2021 chromosome 11, NIFS_Gcha_1.0, whole genome shotgun sequence:
TGCACTTGGCCACCTTTGTCCTAAAATGCAGTAATGGGGACAGTAATCTTCAGAGGGCTTTCATTAACCGTCCATTACCTTGGGCCAAATGTCAGATCCGAGACCTTGCAACCGTCCTTTCAACAGTGTTTTTATATTACTACAGTGCATGCAGGACCGAGTACAAGTAAAAATAGCAAGAAAAGTATTGGATACATTTCTTTGGTGAGAAGGTACACCAGAAGTGAAAGTGAATATGGGTTAGGGAAGAACCAGTGGGAGATCCAAAGCAGCATGGAAGGTTTGTGATGTATGAAAATAAACCTTGATTATGACTTGGACAATGGCGGAATAACACTATGTGGCACAACACAAATCATGAAAAATGACTACAGTATGTTGTTCTGCCAGCATTAGCGTTGCATTGCAGAGAGGAATGCCGAGTTCAAAGGATGATGATGGTTTTAGAGTAACACACCAGCATTCTCCCGATGAGGCCCAAGCAGATATGATATGTACAGTCGTTTCATTTACTGACCCCTAAAACAATGTCTACAGATTAACACCAGCTAATTCTGTCCCATTCCCAACTTGAGGTTCTGATGAAGTCCTGAACACATTTAGCATATGAAAACATATCCAGCACAATGGGAATGATTGTGGGACTTCAGGAAAGCCTGATTTAATCCAGAGCCCCTCACCGTCTTCTGCGGAAGATTAGCAGAAAAtagcaaaaaaacgaaaagcaAGAAGTAAAATACCAAAACCCTCTTGAATCCCGTCCTCTCCGGTCTCAGAACGCCTTCTTCTCTAGTTGATCCAGGATGGCCTGGATCCTCTGCACGGCCTCCCGGCGTGCCTGCCTGATGGCCTCCTGCCCCTGGGTCTCCACCGAGTCCAGCGCCAGCAGCTCCTTGGtgagcagctcctccaggtAGCGGTAGGTCTTGTCAGATTTTTTGCCCACAAACTCGTCGACGTCCTCTTGCAGGAGCATGACCCGGACCATGACCTGCTGCACCCGGGCCATGTTGGGGCCTTCCTTGGGCATCTGGGGTCCGATCAGGCCGTGGCCCTGGGGGGGCGCGGCggccggcggcggctgcggcgcCGGAGACGGCACAGAAGGTGGCGGCTGACCGTGTGAAGGATTGGGCTCGctcggccctcctcctcctcctcctctccccgttcGGTTGTACAACTGGGGAGGAGAGCAGAACTCGCTGGGCTTCCCGCCGGCGGGGTTGGGAGCCGGCTGAGGTTTTGGTCCCGCTTGTGGGGGGTTTTGGGCTGTTTGGTCCTGAAAGAGGAACAACGTTTAACCGTATGAATGAAACCTGCTGATCACCTTTGAATCAACTACATCCTGAACGTACGATACCATTGTACGTTCAACCTtaagaccaaagattcaccttgcaacggcttgcaactcgcaactccttgcgacgagacgggctgcgacgttctaaaactgggccgttcacactggctgcaacgcgctgcaacgggctgcgacgctaggtggtatccctagcaactgtgaacgctctggcacagctgagagccgcaacagcataatttgcgtaggttaggttagattagttaagtttgcgattagttaggtttgcaattagttttatttttattttgcttgagagtaggctagagttacggtgttttgtcattctccggatatcggatatttcaatctgatgtttttatgctggagtggacagtacaGTACCGGGATaggagtaaggccgtgacgtacacgttgttctgtgctgtgattggctgaagactAGAGAAATAGTAAAATCGctgcgttctaaaactggaccttgcgatttgacgTATTCAATCTCtggcaactccttgcgactccttgcgactccttgcaacgacccgttcacaccgcccctgcgacgttctgaaaccgtctcgttgcaagccgttgcaaggtgaatctttggtctgaactgagCTTTACACTTCAACTAATACATTTTCGGAGATTTGCAAAATCAAGGGTGGTCCGTTGCTACGGCCCCCTCACACCTTTGGTTGGTAGGGAGGTGGGGCCCCCGTTCCGGTCCCTGGCCACGCTGGGGGGTGTTGGGGACGGACCGGATTGCCGTAGGGGTTTTGCGGATGCTGAGGATGCTGCGGATGCTGAGGATGCTGCGGATGCTGAGGATGCTGAGGATGCTGCGGATGCTGAGGATGCTGTTGTGGCTGCTGCTGTGGCCCCGGCTGCTGGCCTGGCTGCTGTGCCGGGGGCCACTGCTGGGGTGTGGGCCCGTACCCACTGGGGTGTCCCCAGCTCTCGGCCTGCGGCCGGGGGTGCAGAGCCTGGCCGGCAGGgtaaggggggttggggggcatCGCGTGGCCGCCGTCGTTGTAGTGAGCGTACGACCCCGGGGGATATCCAGGCGCCTGGGGAAGAGAAAGCAAGTACAAACAGTAATcccggcacttaatgtacgcacttattgtatggtgGACGTCCCGGCACTTAATgcacgcacttattgtatgttgtacgtcccggcacttaatgtacacacttattgtacgcacttatGTATGTTAAACATCCTGggacttaatgtatgcacctaTTGTACATtgcacgtcctggcacttaatgtacgcacttattgtctgttgtacatcctgggacttaatgtacgcacgtattgtatgttgtatgccCTGGCACttcatgtacacacttattgtctgttgtacatccttgcacttaatgtacggacttattgtctgttgtacatccttgcacttcaaaataatacttagcatcgtgtagcatcttatcccagCTATCGTTGTTGTACACTGGAAATGGGTTTGCTATAAACGGGGAACCTATTACCGCGATTGTTAgtgtttggcacttggttctatgaacatccttactataccgacagcgatatatagttgtttctctttcttctgacaaatgtacttattgtaagtcgcttcaGATAAAATTGCtactaaatgccctgaatgaaaatgtaaatttaataAATCTTGAGTCCAAATGTACATTCATTTCAGAGAGCAAAACATGATTGCACTGCACAATACACTACCTCCCCaaccatccacacgcacaccataACAACAGACAGGTATTTAACCATCTATTGTGTTTGCACAGCATTTGTCTATTGCACAATAACCCTACCTGTGGCTGCTATCACTACCACTTGAACACCCTACACTTCACACTTTATTACACCtcattactttttattattattgatgatattacttacttatttatttttatacttattttacattttttttactttgtttctttgcatatggtttcttatctttatttatttttatcttgcaCTGTTGCtatgtgaatgttgaggaaccaagcctaagatttttactcttgtgtactgtacaataagatgtaataaaagtgattctgataCACTGTGCTGTAGTCTGACGTTGGTGAAGTCCATGACCTACCCCTTGACAGTGTGGAGCAGAGTAGTGATGGTGTTGGGCATGAGGCTGGCCGGAGCCTGCAGCAGCCTGCTCTGGAGGACAGCCCTGGTTGGGGTATGGCCCCGGAGCGGGTCTCTGGGCCATCTGGTCAGCGCAGTAAAACGGGTTGGACGGGTGGAAGTTACTCGTGGGATAGTGTCCCTGGCCTGTATTGTAGACACCACCGTGGCCGTTCGGATACGTGCCTTGCACTGCCTGGTTTGGTAAACGCAAGATATGAGACGATGACACAAAACGCCTCAGGTGTAGCATTTTGGCAACGGGTGAAACAGAAAGGAATCTGTACCTGGGGGTTGTACGCGGGCTGTATCTCCGTTCCTGAGGGGAAGTTATTTGCATAATGCGGCGTGGAATGGGTCTGGGGATACCAGTAGTTTGCGGGGTACCCCGGGTACTGAGAAGCGTCCTGTGAACATAGAAAACACACCTTGAAAAGTTATGAAGTCACATACACTACAGGAAGGCAACCAAATGAACTACTCTAGCGTTGCTTGATGACATACCAATAGAATAGTAGGTTTACACAGACGTCCTAACAATAATTCACTTTCCAAGTGATGACGTAGGGTCTGTATCACTGTCTGTGCGCTGTTGTGGCACAATGCTACCAAGACTACTACGATAGGCCTCAGACCCTATTTTATAATGTGTTCTTGCAGCAGGAATCAGAAACTATTGGTTCAAACACACAGTGCCCTCCAGAAGAGATTAGACGTGAGACCGTAGCGAGGGACACACAGACCTCTACCGAGATAGCAGGGCAGCGTTAACTATTACATAACGCTAATTCCAGCCACTGATCACTTAGCCGTAGCAATGGTTTTACTAGTCCACACTTGGACGACCCGTTTCCTTAACACAGTCACATATCATTGCAGACCTTAGCAGGTAAAAAGGTGAATAGCAGTGAGGAGTCACGTACCATGTTGGTTATTGCAATGCGCGCTGTTGTTTTTCTCCTGAGTTGTAATTCAAAGGCCAACTAGATTTAGGATTGGACCGCATTTAATGACGATACATACTgggaagacttttttttttacagcacgCGGACTATCCTTTAtatgattaaaaaaacacaaagcaagTTCAAAACGGACTGTCGTTAGTTATTTCAAACGTGAATTTGATAATTTTTTTGAAGATCTCGCTTGTTTGGCAAGAATGAGGAAATGATTGAATGGCTTCTACTTGTAAAGGGTGTACTGTACCTTTAAGACCTCAGCCCGCCCCCCCTGGGTCAGTTCCGCTGCGTCACTCTGTGTGAGCCAATGGGCGAACAGGGAATAAGTAGCATGACGTACTACATTGTTGCAACTTCTTGCGTTGTAaaatatacaataaaaataatgcacAAATATATGGATAGataactttttctttttattttgtataaaataaatgatttaGAGACTACCTTGGTTTCGGAATTTGTCTGTGATATTAATGTACTAATATTCGGCTCCAAAAGGGTTAAAGGTCTACAGGAAGTTTACCCCAAGCGTGTATAAAATTGCTTCCTGTACTAATTGGGaagaaacacattttgaaaCATTCATGGCTTGAAATTATTGAAAAACAATATACCGCGCAAACTACACAGATCAAGATGAATTACGTACCGGGAACGGCAAGTCTCATTGATGACATCGATAGTAAGTCAATGTTTGGCGTGGCGGACGGCGCCTTTTGTCTCACTGGCGTTCTTGGCGTGACTATGTTTGGGCTATACAATCTTGTTGTATGGAATTGCTTGATGCCTTGTACGTGTGCATGATACTGTaccgt
Protein-coding regions in this window:
- the bag4 gene encoding BAG family molecular chaperone regulator 4, which gives rise to MDASQYPGYPANYWYPQTHSTPHYANNFPSGTEIQPAYNPQAVQGTYPNGHGGVYNTGQGHYPTSNFHPSNPFYCADQMAQRPAPGPYPNQGCPPEQAAAGSGQPHAQHHHYSAPHCQGAPGYPPGSYAHYNDGGHAMPPNPPYPAGQALHPRPQAESWGHPSGYGPTPQQWPPAQQPGQQPGPQQQPQQHPQHPQHPQHPQHPQHPQHPQHPQHPQNPYGNPVRPQHPPAWPGTGTGAPPPYQPKDQTAQNPPQAGPKPQPAPNPAGGKPSEFCSPPQLYNRTGRGGGGGGPSEPNPSHGQPPPSVPSPAPQPPPAAAPPQGHGLIGPQMPKEGPNMARVQQVMVRVMLLQEDVDEFVGKKSDKTYRYLEELLTKELLALDSVETQGQEAIRQARREAVQRIQAILDQLEKKAF